The following are encoded in a window of Coriobacteriia bacterium genomic DNA:
- the clpX gene encoding ATP-dependent Clp protease ATP-binding subunit ClpX, giving the protein MSPSRTPEGSDQLKCSFCGKSQRHVKKLIAGPGVYICDECIELCNDIVEDEVAEAASEDTLLDDLPTPLELHEALNGYVIGQERAKKVLSVAVYNHYRRVTLPPSSADEEVELAKSNILLLGPTGCGKTLLAQTLARVLKVPFAIADATALTEAGYVGEDVENILLKLITAADFDIKRAEVGIIYIDEIDKVARKAENLSITRDVSGEGVQQALLKILEGTEASVPPQGGRKHPQQELLKIDTTNVLFILGGAFVGLDKIIADRIGKKGVGFQAELSDASRDSESELLARVLPEDLNRFGLIPEFVGRLPVVTGVTELTEADLIHILTEPKNALVKQYQRLFALEEAELFFTEDALSAIAHQAMKRGTGARGLRSICEGILLDTMYMLPSESDIERVVVTAEAVDGDAGPTLVRRGQAHEASA; this is encoded by the coding sequence GTGAGTCCCTCGCGCACGCCGGAAGGCTCCGACCAGCTCAAATGCTCGTTCTGCGGCAAGAGCCAGCGGCACGTCAAGAAACTCATAGCCGGCCCGGGTGTCTACATCTGCGATGAGTGCATCGAGCTGTGCAACGACATCGTCGAAGATGAGGTTGCCGAGGCGGCGTCTGAGGACACACTGCTCGACGATCTGCCCACGCCGCTGGAGCTTCACGAGGCCCTGAACGGCTATGTCATCGGTCAGGAGCGGGCGAAGAAGGTCCTGTCCGTCGCGGTGTACAACCACTACCGCCGGGTCACGCTGCCGCCATCTTCGGCTGATGAGGAAGTCGAACTGGCGAAGAGCAACATTCTGCTTCTGGGACCCACGGGCTGCGGCAAGACTCTGCTCGCTCAGACGCTCGCTCGTGTGCTCAAGGTGCCATTCGCCATCGCGGATGCCACGGCGCTCACTGAGGCGGGATATGTCGGCGAGGACGTCGAGAACATCCTGCTCAAGCTCATCACGGCCGCTGATTTCGACATCAAGCGCGCCGAGGTCGGCATCATCTACATCGACGAGATCGATAAGGTCGCGCGCAAGGCCGAGAACCTGTCCATCACGCGCGACGTCTCGGGTGAGGGCGTGCAGCAGGCGCTGCTCAAGATCCTCGAAGGCACTGAGGCATCGGTGCCGCCTCAGGGAGGGCGCAAGCACCCCCAGCAGGAGCTGCTCAAGATCGACACCACGAACGTGCTGTTCATCCTCGGTGGGGCCTTTGTGGGGCTCGACAAGATCATCGCCGACCGCATCGGCAAGAAGGGTGTCGGCTTCCAGGCCGAGCTCTCAGACGCGTCGCGCGACTCAGAGAGTGAGCTGCTCGCTCGGGTGCTGCCCGAAGATCTCAACCGATTTGGGCTGATTCCCGAGTTCGTCGGACGCTTGCCGGTGGTCACCGGTGTCACGGAGCTCACTGAGGCCGACCTGATCCACATCCTGACCGAGCCCAAGAACGCACTCGTGAAGCAGTACCAGCGCCTGTTCGCCCTGGAAGAGGCCGAACTCTTCTTCACCGAAGATGCGCTCTCGGCCATCGCGCACCAAGCCATGAAGCGCGGCACCGGTGCTCGCGGCCTTCGCTCGATCTGTGAGGGCATTCTCCTCGACACCATGTATATGCTGCCCAGCGAAAGTGACATCGAACGCGTCGTTGTCACCGCTGAGGCTGTGGACGGCGATGCCGGGCCTACCCTCGTGCGTCGCGGCCAAGCGCACGAGGCTTCCGCGTAG
- the clpP gene encoding ATP-dependent Clp endopeptidase proteolytic subunit ClpP — translation MLPEINSLVPIVVEQTSRGERSFDIYSRLLNERVIFLGMAIDDHVANLVIAQLLHLESADPDKEISLYINSPGGSVTDGLAIYDTMQFIKPPVSTICIGQCASMGAVLLAAGAPGKRFALPHSRVLIHQPWGGTQGQVTDIEIQAKEMLRMRAQLDEILAKHTGQSAETIHVDTERDNIMMADEAKTYGLVDAVIESRKSVEEK, via the coding sequence ATGCTACCTGAGATCAACTCGCTCGTACCGATCGTCGTCGAGCAGACGAGCCGCGGAGAGCGCAGTTTCGACATCTACTCGCGGCTGCTCAATGAGCGCGTGATCTTCCTCGGCATGGCAATCGATGATCACGTCGCCAATCTCGTGATCGCTCAGCTTCTGCACCTCGAGAGTGCCGATCCGGACAAGGAGATCAGTCTCTACATCAACTCGCCCGGCGGCAGCGTCACCGACGGACTCGCCATCTACGACACCATGCAGTTCATCAAGCCTCCGGTGTCCACTATCTGCATCGGACAGTGTGCGTCGATGGGCGCCGTTCTGCTGGCTGCCGGTGCACCGGGCAAGCGTTTCGCCTTGCCTCACTCGCGCGTACTGATACACCAGCCGTGGGGTGGCACGCAGGGCCAGGTCACCGACATCGAGATCCAGGCCAAGGAGATGCTGCGCATGCGCGCCCAGCTCGACGAGATACTCGCCAAGCACACGGGGCAGTCTGCCGAGACCATCCACGTCGATACCGAACGCGACAACATCATGATGGCCGACGAGGCCAAGACCTACGGGCTCGTCGATGCGGTCATCGAGAGCCGCAAGTCGGTCGAGGAGAAGTAG
- a CDS encoding monovalent cation/H+ antiporter complex subunit F translates to MSDVVYVAFATVLLATIVVGLIRVERGPSPADRMLAAQLFGTSGVAMLLLLSEGLNMPSLRDVGLVFALLAAMTAVAFVKRAWHKGPRDTSVGEQP, encoded by the coding sequence GTGAGTGACGTCGTGTACGTCGCGTTCGCTACCGTTCTGCTTGCGACGATCGTGGTCGGGCTGATCAGAGTCGAGCGCGGGCCGTCGCCCGCCGATCGGATGCTGGCGGCACAGCTGTTCGGCACCTCCGGCGTCGCGATGCTCCTGCTTCTCTCTGAGGGGCTGAACATGCCGTCGTTGAGGGATGTCGGCCTTGTCTTCGCACTGTTGGCTGCGATGACCGCGGTGGCCTTCGTGAAGCGTGCATGGCACAAGGGTCCGCGCGATACCTCGGTAGGCGAGCAGCCATGA
- a CDS encoding cation:proton antiporter subunit C, whose protein sequence is MPSQTDLYAVAGALLFCIGLYGLITRPHLLHKVLALNIMSSGCFLVIVAIARRVPGDVPDPLPHAMVLTGIVVTVSATAFALALVKRIFTETGCTDLESAERGDV, encoded by the coding sequence GTGCCGAGTCAGACCGATCTGTATGCCGTTGCGGGCGCCCTGCTCTTCTGCATCGGGCTCTACGGCTTGATCACGCGGCCGCATCTGCTCCACAAGGTGCTTGCGCTCAACATCATGAGCTCCGGCTGCTTTCTCGTGATCGTTGCTATCGCGCGACGCGTTCCCGGCGACGTGCCCGACCCGCTGCCGCATGCCATGGTGCTGACCGGCATCGTCGTCACGGTCTCGGCGACGGCGTTCGCGCTCGCGCTGGTCAAACGCATCTTCACCGAGACTGGCTGCACCGACCTTGAGAGTGCGGAGCGCGGGGATGTCTGA
- a CDS encoding Na+/H+ antiporter subunit E — translation MRLALRFTERLVAFAFVWWVLAEGEPSSWLFGVPFVVLASITSLRLTPARAWRLRAGGTLRFIVFFAHQSIVGGVDVALRALRPSMPISPGFVSYPVRLPTESARVLLADTVSLLPGTLSSGFEGDTLVMHVLDCNLPILDDVRQVESRISEALGLSLEPAAAAGRGGGARE, via the coding sequence ATGAGGTTGGCACTGCGATTCACCGAGCGCCTCGTAGCGTTCGCCTTCGTGTGGTGGGTGCTCGCGGAGGGCGAGCCGTCCTCCTGGTTGTTCGGCGTGCCCTTCGTCGTACTCGCCTCCATCACGTCCCTGAGACTGACGCCGGCGCGTGCGTGGAGGCTGCGCGCGGGCGGAACACTGCGATTCATCGTCTTCTTCGCTCATCAGTCGATTGTAGGAGGGGTCGATGTCGCGCTACGGGCCCTGCGCCCTTCCATGCCTATCTCTCCGGGTTTCGTGTCCTATCCTGTCAGGCTGCCTACAGAGTCCGCTCGCGTTCTGCTCGCAGACACGGTGAGTCTGCTGCCGGGCACATTGAGCTCGGGATTCGAAGGTGACACGCTCGTGATGCACGTGCTCGACTGCAATCTGCCTATCCTCGACGATGTGCGGCAGGTCGAATCGCGAATCTCCGAAGCGCTGGGGCTGTCGCTCGAGCCCGCGGCAGCTGCGGGTCGGGGCGGTGGTGCGCGTGAGTGA
- a CDS encoding Mur ligase family protein, translated as MSEVGYLEAAAVLATALRFGINPSLDGIGAMCEELGRPQDSFDVIQVTGTNGKTSVARITDALLRAEGLASALYTSPELERYPERMEIGGSVVGDGEFARAVGAALEAAARVAMSAGAAPGAAADATEFELLTASALWLFRERGTEVAVLEVGMGGRWDATSVTTPRVAVITGVGLDHTAVLGATREAIAAEKAAIIKPGATAVLGPGVAGVEDVFRAQIARVGGHDWVAVLAADEPSFAHEELTVRYHVRSRPASPDGSTRMDVRGTRGSYTDLEVAAPAYQAGNVAIAIAAAEAHLGRALDAKDVRRAVSGVRFPGRFEMVRHHPALIVDGSHNPEAAAVLAGAIRDAWPDSAQRPLVALGILSDKDADGIVAALAPVASGFAVVAPDTPRARSAEEMGAVIGERTGVAPVFVGTLAQGLPELVRTHPGAMVITGSLATAGQARAALRDILATKLEP; from the coding sequence ATGAGCGAGGTCGGCTACCTCGAGGCGGCGGCTGTGCTGGCGACCGCGCTCAGGTTCGGCATCAACCCGTCCCTCGACGGCATCGGGGCGATGTGCGAGGAGCTCGGCCGACCGCAGGACAGCTTCGACGTCATTCAGGTGACAGGAACCAACGGAAAGACCTCGGTGGCACGGATCACCGACGCACTACTGCGCGCCGAGGGCCTGGCCAGCGCTCTGTATACGAGTCCCGAACTGGAGCGCTACCCGGAACGCATGGAGATCGGTGGCTCGGTCGTGGGGGACGGCGAGTTCGCGCGCGCGGTGGGCGCGGCCCTTGAGGCGGCGGCCCGCGTGGCCATGAGCGCCGGCGCTGCGCCGGGCGCGGCAGCGGATGCCACCGAATTCGAGCTGCTCACTGCGTCGGCACTGTGGCTGTTTCGCGAGCGTGGGACCGAGGTCGCGGTTCTGGAAGTGGGGATGGGTGGTCGCTGGGACGCAACCAGCGTGACCACGCCGCGGGTCGCCGTGATCACGGGCGTGGGGCTGGATCACACCGCGGTTCTCGGCGCGACCCGCGAGGCCATCGCCGCCGAGAAGGCGGCCATCATCAAGCCCGGTGCAACTGCCGTGCTTGGACCGGGAGTCGCCGGGGTCGAGGACGTGTTCCGTGCGCAGATCGCTCGGGTCGGTGGGCACGACTGGGTGGCGGTGCTGGCCGCCGATGAACCCTCCTTCGCGCACGAAGAACTGACGGTGCGCTACCACGTGCGCAGCCGCCCGGCGTCGCCTGACGGTTCTACCAGGATGGACGTACGAGGAACTCGCGGGTCCTACACGGACCTTGAAGTAGCCGCCCCGGCGTACCAGGCAGGAAACGTTGCGATCGCCATCGCAGCTGCGGAGGCGCACCTGGGACGCGCGCTCGATGCGAAGGATGTACGCAGGGCGGTGAGTGGCGTTCGGTTCCCGGGCAGGTTCGAGATGGTTCGTCACCACCCTGCGTTGATCGTGGACGGCTCGCACAACCCTGAGGCGGCTGCAGTGCTGGCGGGAGCCATCCGCGATGCGTGGCCCGATTCCGCACAGCGGCCATTGGTCGCGCTCGGTATCCTTTCGGACAAGGACGCTGACGGCATCGTGGCAGCTCTTGCGCCCGTTGCGTCTGGTTTCGCGGTCGTAGCGCCCGACACGCCTCGTGCACGCTCGGCCGAGGAGATGGGCGCAGTCATCGGGGAGCGCACCGGGGTGGCTCCTGTGTTCGTCGGTACGCTCGCTCAGGGGCTCCCGGAGCTGGTGCGGACGCACCCGGGCGCTATGGTCATCACAGGGTCGCTCGCCACAGCCGGACAGGCGCGGGCTGCGCTTCGTGACATCCTGGCGACGAAGCTCGAGCCGTAG
- the thrS gene encoding threonine--tRNA ligase, with product MPDINVKLPDGSEKAVPEGATVHDVAAAIGARLAQASLAGKVNGEMVDVNRVVANGDTIEIITDRSPEALDLLRHSTAHVMAEAVRELFPHAEFGIGPSIEDGFYYDFNIGRTFTPEDLEAIEERMRQIISLEAPFVREEWTRLEAFDRMDGQTFKQELINELPDDATISTYSQGGFIDLCRGPHIPDSGRVGAFKLTKIAGAYWRGDSDRPMLQRIYGTAWFTPKDLEAYLTRIEEAEKRDHRKLGRELDLFSLHEQAGAGLPLYHPKGARVLRMIQEWLRAELYRRGYVEAITPHIYKADVWKISGHWDNYRENMYFFQVDEGDGRVNDYGIKPMNCPGHIMIYNNALRSYRDLPIRMFEFGTVYRHELSGVVHGLMRARGFTQDDAHIFCTAEQVTPEVMLMLDLVDYVNGVFGFEYTAEVSTRPEKSIEGFDDEWEHATKALIDALDQRGMEYDINEGDGAFYGPKIDIKLRDAIGRTWQTATIQVDFNNPMRFDMTYRTADNTEARPFMLHRTILGSMERFLGILIEHYAGAFPTWLAPVQAVIIPIADRHLEYAQKVAAELVASDVRVEVYADNEPMRVKIAKAQQQKVPYMLIVGDREAEDGTVGVRERTEGDIGAVRVADFAHRVESETAVVR from the coding sequence ATGCCTGACATCAACGTGAAGCTTCCCGACGGGTCTGAGAAGGCGGTTCCCGAAGGGGCGACCGTCCACGATGTCGCCGCGGCTATCGGCGCCCGGCTGGCGCAGGCCTCCCTTGCGGGCAAGGTGAACGGCGAGATGGTAGACGTGAACCGTGTGGTCGCAAACGGGGACACCATCGAGATCATCACCGATCGAAGCCCCGAGGCGCTCGACCTGCTTCGCCATTCGACGGCGCACGTCATGGCCGAGGCGGTCCGCGAACTGTTCCCTCATGCCGAGTTCGGCATCGGCCCCTCGATCGAGGATGGCTTCTACTACGACTTCAACATCGGCCGCACCTTCACGCCCGAGGATCTTGAGGCGATCGAGGAGCGGATGCGGCAGATCATCTCTCTCGAGGCGCCGTTCGTTCGCGAGGAGTGGACGCGGCTCGAGGCGTTCGATCGCATGGACGGTCAGACGTTCAAGCAAGAGCTCATCAACGAGCTGCCTGACGACGCGACCATCTCCACCTACTCGCAGGGTGGCTTCATCGACCTGTGCCGCGGCCCGCACATCCCGGACTCGGGGCGCGTGGGCGCGTTCAAGCTCACGAAGATCGCCGGCGCCTACTGGCGGGGTGACTCGGATCGGCCGATGCTGCAGCGCATCTATGGCACCGCGTGGTTCACGCCCAAGGATCTCGAAGCGTATCTGACCCGCATCGAGGAGGCTGAGAAGCGCGATCATCGCAAGCTGGGCCGCGAGCTCGATCTGTTCTCGCTCCACGAACAGGCCGGCGCCGGCCTGCCGCTGTACCACCCGAAGGGTGCGCGCGTGCTGCGCATGATCCAGGAGTGGCTGCGCGCCGAGCTCTACCGTCGCGGGTACGTCGAAGCGATCACGCCGCACATCTACAAGGCCGACGTGTGGAAGATCTCGGGGCACTGGGACAACTACCGCGAGAACATGTATTTCTTCCAGGTGGACGAGGGCGACGGGCGCGTCAATGACTACGGCATCAAGCCCATGAACTGCCCGGGCCACATCATGATCTACAACAACGCCCTGCGGTCCTATCGCGACCTGCCCATCCGCATGTTTGAGTTCGGCACGGTGTATCGCCACGAGCTCTCGGGTGTCGTGCATGGCCTCATGCGGGCCCGTGGCTTCACCCAGGATGACGCACACATCTTCTGTACCGCCGAGCAGGTCACGCCTGAGGTCATGCTCATGCTCGACCTTGTCGACTACGTGAACGGCGTCTTCGGGTTCGAGTACACCGCCGAAGTTTCCACGCGCCCCGAGAAGTCGATCGAAGGCTTCGACGATGAGTGGGAGCACGCCACCAAGGCGCTCATCGACGCACTCGACCAGCGGGGTATGGAGTACGACATCAACGAGGGCGACGGCGCGTTCTACGGGCCGAAGATCGACATCAAGCTGCGCGATGCCATCGGTCGCACATGGCAGACGGCCACCATCCAGGTCGACTTCAACAACCCCATGCGCTTTGACATGACGTATCGCACGGCGGACAACACCGAGGCACGGCCGTTCATGCTTCACCGTACGATCCTCGGATCGATGGAGCGCTTCCTCGGCATCCTCATCGAGCACTACGCGGGCGCGTTCCCGACGTGGCTCGCGCCGGTTCAAGCCGTCATCATCCCGATTGCCGACCGCCACCTGGAGTACGCACAGAAGGTAGCCGCCGAGCTGGTGGCCTCCGATGTGCGCGTGGAGGTGTACGCGGACAACGAGCCGATGCGCGTGAAGATCGCCAAGGCGCAGCAGCAGAAGGTGCCCTACATGCTGATTGTGGGCGATCGCGAGGCCGAGGACGGCACCGTGGGCGTGCGCGAGCGCACTGAGGGTGACATCGGCGCAGTGCGTGTTGCTGATTTCGCGCACCGGGTCGAAAGCGAGACCGCGGTGGTTCGATGA
- the mbhE gene encoding hydrogen gas-evolving membrane-bound hydrogenase subunit E — MNESRRPLRVGLRFVAGLLCVLVFAMLASGVVAIPEKEPGLAPVIEQNLAQSGVKNAVTAVLLNFRGYDTLLEIAVLMLATIGVLSLRKGTSGIWAPLAPAADPVLSSMTRVLVPLMVLTSGYLLWAGEHAPGGAFQAGAVLGAAGVLLALSGYARPGWVTRLALRVAIAVGFIVFLLIALMPLLSGGTLLDYPDGLAKPLMLVIESWLTFSIGVILVSLFISSATPERHEREG; from the coding sequence ATGAATGAATCGCGGCGGCCGCTTCGTGTGGGTCTGCGCTTCGTCGCGGGCCTCTTGTGTGTGCTCGTGTTCGCGATGCTCGCATCGGGCGTTGTGGCGATTCCCGAGAAGGAGCCGGGGCTCGCGCCGGTCATCGAGCAGAATCTGGCTCAAAGTGGCGTGAAGAACGCTGTCACAGCGGTACTGTTGAACTTCCGCGGCTACGACACCCTGCTCGAGATCGCGGTGCTGATGCTGGCCACCATCGGGGTGCTTTCGCTTCGTAAGGGTACCTCCGGCATCTGGGCTCCGCTGGCGCCCGCCGCTGACCCCGTGCTGTCGAGCATGACGCGAGTGCTCGTTCCGCTCATGGTTCTCACGAGCGGCTACCTGCTGTGGGCAGGGGAGCACGCGCCCGGTGGTGCCTTCCAGGCCGGGGCGGTGTTGGGTGCCGCGGGCGTGTTGCTTGCGCTGTCCGGGTACGCACGTCCTGGCTGGGTGACTCGGCTTGCGCTTCGCGTGGCCATCGCTGTGGGCTTCATCGTGTTCCTGCTGATCGCGCTGATGCCGCTGCTCTCAGGGGGGACGCTGTTGGACTATCCCGATGGCCTCGCGAAGCCTCTCATGCTTGTGATCGAGTCGTGGCTCACCTTCTCTATCGGCGTGATACTCGTGAGCCTGTTCATCTCGTCAGCGACGCCCGAGCGTCACGAGCGAGAGGGGTGA
- a CDS encoding valine--tRNA ligase yields the protein MPTAYDPKAVEGPIFDSWTKGGYFGADMVEGVRPYSVVIPPPNVTGSLHMGHALNNTIQDVVVRRQRMTGRPTRWIVGTDHAGIATQNKVEQKLAAEGKSRHDVGREAFIDACWEWRHEHGSTIISQLKAMGCSCDYSDEWFTMDPSYQQAVRKVFVDWFEAGLIYRGKRIINWCPRCTTALSDIEVEHEDMDSHLWHLRYPLKEAVGGVDHVVVATTRPETMLGDTCVAVHPDDERYTALVGATVVLPLLGREIPIVADDYVDPSFGSGAVKVTPAHDVNDFEIGARHDCPQINILEADATIAEAGGAYAGLDRYEARKRIIADLDAAGLLEHTDDHVHSVGHCYRCHTTVEPWLSDQWFVDMKPLAAPAIAAVRDGRVTFHPKRWENVYFHWMENIRDWCISRQLWWGHRIPVFYCDACGAMVASEEDLTVCPTCGSAAVRQDEDVLDTWFSSQLWPFATLGWPDADPRVDYFYPTGVLSTARDILFLWVARMVMSGMYFVDGKIPFDDVIIHPTVFNAEGRRMSKSLGTGVDPLDLMEHYGADGMRFGLMLQVTGAQDLKFSEEKLVSSRNFANKIWNASRFVLMNLDGYEPGEPVAHTVADRWILSRLAGLSARVSEGLDTYEFGEVARLLYDFFWNEFCDWYIELAKGRLRDDSQRGGVQRVLVFVLDQALRLLHPLMPYVTEAIWRNVPHGDDAPSLMVASWPDAAALARFEDEGAERSIGRLIEVVTGIRAVRARYQVPPKQGVDVVFRTAGESETRWVESEFSEMSRLAGVSGFVAATDSVKPPHSATVIASGLEVYVPLEGLVDFEAEAARLHRERGKTAGELEKLERKLGNEGFLAKAAFEIVEKDRAKASDLADTLRTIEAQLAELGG from the coding sequence ATGCCGACCGCCTACGACCCCAAGGCCGTCGAAGGCCCCATCTTCGACTCGTGGACGAAGGGCGGTTACTTCGGCGCCGACATGGTTGAGGGCGTCAGGCCCTACTCGGTGGTCATCCCCCCGCCCAACGTGACCGGCTCGCTCCACATGGGCCATGCGCTCAACAACACGATCCAGGACGTTGTCGTTCGCCGCCAACGCATGACCGGTCGTCCGACGCGATGGATCGTGGGTACCGACCACGCGGGCATTGCGACGCAGAACAAAGTCGAGCAGAAGCTCGCTGCCGAAGGCAAGAGTCGCCATGACGTGGGCCGGGAGGCGTTCATCGACGCCTGCTGGGAATGGCGTCACGAGCACGGCTCGACGATCATCAGCCAGCTCAAGGCGATGGGGTGCTCCTGCGACTACTCCGACGAGTGGTTCACCATGGACCCCAGCTATCAGCAGGCGGTTCGCAAGGTCTTCGTCGACTGGTTCGAAGCGGGTCTGATCTACCGCGGCAAGCGAATCATCAACTGGTGTCCGCGCTGCACCACGGCGCTGTCCGACATCGAGGTCGAGCACGAGGATATGGACAGCCACCTGTGGCACTTGCGCTACCCACTCAAGGAGGCGGTGGGCGGCGTGGATCACGTCGTGGTCGCCACGACCCGTCCGGAGACGATGCTCGGCGACACCTGCGTGGCGGTCCATCCTGACGACGAGCGCTATACGGCGCTGGTGGGCGCGACCGTGGTGTTGCCGCTGCTTGGTCGGGAGATTCCAATCGTCGCCGACGACTACGTCGACCCGAGCTTCGGCTCCGGGGCCGTGAAGGTCACGCCGGCCCACGATGTGAACGACTTCGAGATCGGCGCCCGGCATGACTGTCCCCAGATCAACATCCTGGAAGCAGATGCGACGATCGCAGAAGCAGGGGGCGCCTACGCCGGACTCGACCGCTATGAGGCTCGCAAGCGCATCATCGCCGACCTCGACGCAGCAGGACTGCTCGAGCACACCGACGACCACGTCCACTCGGTCGGGCACTGCTACCGGTGCCACACCACCGTCGAGCCGTGGCTTTCGGACCAGTGGTTCGTCGATATGAAGCCGCTCGCGGCCCCTGCGATTGCGGCGGTGCGCGATGGGCGCGTGACGTTCCATCCCAAGCGCTGGGAGAACGTCTACTTCCATTGGATGGAGAACATCCGCGACTGGTGCATATCGCGCCAACTGTGGTGGGGTCACCGCATTCCGGTGTTCTACTGCGACGCCTGCGGCGCGATGGTGGCAAGCGAGGAGGACCTGACGGTATGTCCTACGTGCGGCAGCGCGGCGGTTCGGCAGGACGAGGACGTGCTCGACACGTGGTTCAGCTCGCAGCTGTGGCCGTTCGCAACGTTGGGCTGGCCCGATGCCGACCCGCGCGTGGACTACTTCTACCCGACGGGCGTACTGTCCACCGCCCGTGACATCCTGTTCCTCTGGGTGGCACGCATGGTGATGAGCGGCATGTACTTCGTCGACGGCAAGATCCCGTTCGATGATGTGATCATCCACCCGACGGTCTTCAACGCCGAAGGCCGACGCATGAGCAAGTCGCTCGGTACCGGCGTCGACCCCCTGGATCTCATGGAGCACTACGGTGCCGACGGTATGCGCTTCGGTCTGATGCTCCAGGTCACGGGCGCCCAAGACCTGAAGTTCAGCGAGGAGAAGCTCGTCTCCAGCCGGAACTTCGCCAACAAGATCTGGAACGCGAGTCGGTTCGTGCTGATGAACCTCGACGGCTACGAGCCGGGCGAGCCGGTGGCGCACACCGTCGCGGACCGGTGGATCCTGTCGCGGCTTGCCGGGCTGTCCGCACGCGTGAGCGAGGGCCTCGACACCTACGAGTTCGGCGAGGTCGCGCGTCTGCTCTACGACTTCTTCTGGAATGAGTTCTGCGACTGGTACATCGAGCTGGCTAAGGGCCGTCTGCGTGACGACTCCCAGCGCGGCGGCGTGCAGCGGGTGCTCGTGTTCGTCCTCGACCAAGCGCTGCGGTTGCTCCACCCGCTGATGCCCTATGTGACCGAGGCGATATGGCGCAACGTGCCCCACGGCGATGACGCGCCCTCCCTCATGGTCGCATCCTGGCCGGACGCCGCAGCGCTCGCCCGCTTCGAGGATGAAGGGGCCGAGCGTTCCATCGGACGACTGATCGAGGTCGTCACCGGCATTCGCGCGGTGCGTGCGCGCTACCAGGTTCCGCCCAAGCAGGGCGTGGATGTGGTCTTCCGCACCGCGGGCGAGTCCGAGACGCGTTGGGTGGAGAGCGAGTTCTCGGAGATGTCGAGGCTGGCCGGCGTGAGTGGTTTCGTGGCGGCGACCGACTCGGTGAAGCCACCGCACTCGGCCACGGTCATCGCAAGCGGCCTAGAGGTCTACGTGCCGCTGGAGGGGCTAGTCGACTTCGAAGCCGAGGCGGCGCGACTCCACCGCGAGCGCGGAAAGACCGCAGGCGAGCTGGAGAAGCTCGAGCGCAAGCTCGGCAACGAGGGCTTCCTCGCCAAGGCAGCGTTCGAGATCGTGGAGAAGGACCGTGCCAAGGCCTCCGATCTTGCCGACACGCTCCGAACCATCGAAGCCCAACTCGCCGAACTCGGAGGGTAG
- the mnhG gene encoding monovalent cation/H(+) antiporter subunit G, whose protein sequence is MTLKDLLTLALLVIGTVFFVAGSVGVLRFPDVYTRLHALTKADNLGLGFIVIALSVQAGSLVVAAKLVLTWVLVLIAGATAGHLISEAARVSGTKPWRRG, encoded by the coding sequence ATGACGCTGAAGGATCTCTTGACGCTTGCGCTGCTTGTGATCGGGACCGTCTTCTTCGTCGCCGGATCCGTCGGGGTTCTGCGCTTCCCCGATGTCTACACGCGTCTCCATGCGCTCACGAAGGCGGACAACCTGGGCCTTGGCTTCATTGTCATCGCCCTGTCTGTCCAGGCAGGATCCCTGGTCGTTGCCGCGAAGCTCGTGCTCACATGGGTGCTCGTGCTGATAGCTGGCGCCACCGCGGGGCATCTCATCTCTGAAGCCGCTCGTGTAAGCGGCACAAAGCCGTGGAGGCGTGGATGA
- a CDS encoding zinc ribbon domain-containing protein, producing the protein MGDLLAPVLDSPLFKLVSQLCILFSVVLWIALVFWTWRDANRRGAMGWFWGLAALIFPVAGWIIYLVVRPPEFIDDARERDLEIRAKEVTLSRDFESCPACYKPVDHDFLICPYCMKKLRKSCTDCGRALKLQWTVCPYCKTRQE; encoded by the coding sequence ATGGGCGACCTTCTCGCACCGGTTCTTGATAGCCCGCTTTTCAAGCTCGTATCCCAGCTGTGCATCCTGTTCAGCGTCGTCCTGTGGATCGCGCTCGTCTTCTGGACGTGGCGTGATGCGAACCGCCGCGGTGCCATGGGATGGTTCTGGGGCTTGGCAGCACTGATCTTCCCCGTGGCCGGGTGGATTATCTACCTGGTCGTGCGTCCACCGGAGTTCATCGATGACGCGCGTGAGCGGGACTTGGAGATTCGCGCCAAAGAGGTCACGTTGTCGCGCGATTTCGAATCTTGTCCCGCATGCTACAAGCCTGTGGACCACGACTTCTTGATCTGTCCGTACTGCATGAAGAAGCTGCGCAAGTCCTGCACAGACTGCGGCAGGGCGCTCAAGCTTCAGTGGACGGTCTGTCCGTATTGCAAGACGCGCCAGGAGTAG